A genomic stretch from Helianthus annuus cultivar XRQ/B chromosome 1, HanXRQr2.0-SUNRISE, whole genome shotgun sequence includes:
- the LOC110927482 gene encoding protein ALP1-like — MARLSLATRKRKQRRRTLILIWWNQLVTTVSLLILSLYMLIFKYLMDKPRIGYSYSKIDRYSILYRYVYKSDSMSISQIRMNRSCFIKLCDMLKEFGELRSSKNMDIDEQVAIFLHIIAHNVKNRVIVCRFHRSGETISRCVSRVCNAVIRLHSRLLKRPEPIPENSTDQRWKWFKNCLGALDGTYIKCLVPSEEKPKYRTRKGEITTNVLGVCSPDMQFVFVLPGWEGSAADCRVHRDALDRPHGLKVSRPGYYLVDAGYTNGEGFLAPYRGQRYHLNDWRDGHQPTTPKELFNMRHSSARNVIERCFGILKARWGILRDHSYYPIDQKNRMIMACCLLHNFIRREMPVDPFETGDLLDEGFGDGHGDGDGDEIGDGDGDGDEDNITYIETSNEWTTFRNNLAQSMFDAWNVTNG, encoded by the exons ATGGCCCGACTTAGTTTAGCAACTCGCAAACGTAAGCAAAGGAGAAGGACATTGATTTTGATATGGTGGAACCAACTTGTTACGACTGTTTCTTTGCTTATACTTTCACTTTACATGTTGATATTCAAATATCTAATGGATAAACCACGTATTGGATACTCTTATTCAAAAATAGATAGATATTCGATATTATATAGGTATGTATATAAGAGTGATAGTATGTCTATATCTCAAATTAGGATGAATCGATCGTGTTTCATCAAGTTGTGTGACATGCTTAAAGAATTTGGAGAATTAAGATCAAGTAAGAATATGGATATTGATGAGCAAGTAGCCATCTTCCTTCACATTATAGCTCATAATGTTAAGAATAGGGTCATCGTATGCCGTTTTCATCGTTCGGGAGAAACCATTAGTAGATGTGTTTCTCGAGTTTGCAATGCGGTGATTAGATTGCATTCACGTTTGCTTAAGAGACCCGAGCCTATTCCCGAAAATTCTACTGATCAAAGGTGGAAATGGTTCAAG aattgTTTAGGAGCTTTAGATGGAACATACATAAAGTGCTTAGTACCGAGTGAAGAGAAACCTAAATATAGAACAAGAAAGGGAGAGATTACTACAAATGTGTTAGGTGTGTGTTCGCCGGATATGCAATTTGTTTTTGTGTTACCGGGTTGGGAAGGGTCGGCGGCCGATTGTAGAGTCCATCGAGATGCTCTTGATAGGCCACATGGGTTGAAAGTTTCAAGGCCGg GTTATTATTTGGTAGATGCGGGATACACAAATGGAGAAGGTTTTCTCGCCCCTTATAGAGGTCAAAGATATCATTTAAATGATTGGCGTGACGGACATCAACCCACTACCCCAAAAGAGTTATTTAACATGAGACATTCGTCCGCAAGAAATGTTATCGAAAGATGTTTTGGTATTTTGAAAGCAAGGTGGGGAATTTTGAGAGACCACTCATACTATCCCATTGACCAAAAAAATAGGATGATAATGGCATGTTGTCTTCTTCATAATTTTATAAGAAGAGAGATGCCGGTTGATCCATTTGAGACGGGAGATTTGCTAGATGAAGGATTTGGAGATGGACATGGAGATGGGGATGGGGATGAGATTGGGGATGGAGATGGAGATGGAGATGAGGATAATATAACTTATATTGAGACTTCAAATGAGTGGACAACGTTTAGAAACAATCTAGCCCAAAGCATGTTTGACGCTTGGAATGTTACCAATGGATAA